In a genomic window of Lepisosteus oculatus isolate fLepOcu1 chromosome 3, fLepOcu1.hap2, whole genome shotgun sequence:
- the slc16a13 gene encoding monocarboxylate transporter 13 isoform X3, translating into MPSAVRPQAPPDGGWGWVVVGALFVVSALVFGVIRSFGVFFVEFVDYFDERAGTVSWITSIGVSVQQLASPVATALCNAYGPRLVVMVGGLLSGLGMILASLSTTLVHLYLSVGIVSGMGWAMVFTPTVASVMQYFERRRSLAMALGFTGVGLSSFAFSPLFQLLVERYTWRGGLLILGGLCLNMVACGALIRPLRLREEGGEGGPERRASLPGGCLSQARAYLELSLLRHRPFLCYSLAVTLFNAGYFVPYVHLVAHSRQVGFSEYQAAFVVSATGVTDLVGRVVSGWVSDLGRLRLPHILALWTGLTGLSMAAIPLGTTYPALLTISLLYGFCAGAMTPVVFSVVPEIVGMERLFGALGLLQMIESVGGLLGPPLSGFLKDVTGSYVISFLVAGGFLLAGTLIMGTLPQFFSCANPPSQGPEPGSQANGTAHGKTEPAVTKPKSLVNASEPERPVDFLNHQGQDGLAEAQGTTRAILGGEVNC; encoded by the exons ATGCCCTCTGCTGTGCGGCCCCAGGCCCCCCCGGACGGAGGCTGGGGGTGGGTGGTGGTGGGCGCTCTGTTCGTGGTGTcggcgctggtgttcggggtgATCCGCTCCTTCGGCGTCTTCTTCGTGGAGTTCGTGGATTACTTCGACGAGAGGGCCGGCACCGTGTCCTGGATCACCTCCATCGGAGTCTCCGTGCAGCAGCTCGCAA GTCCAGTGGCCACTGCTCTGTGCAACGCCTATGGGCCGCGGCTGGTGGTGATGGTGGGCGGCCTCCTGTCAGGACTGGGCATGATCCTGGCCTCGCTGTCCACCACGCTCGTCCACCTCTATTTGTCCGTGGGGATTGTCTCAG GCATGGGCTGGGCCATGGTTTTCACCCCCACGGTGGCCTCCGTGATGCAGTACTTTgagcggcggcgctccctggcGATGGCCCTGGGCTTCACGGGCGTAGGCCTCTCCTCCTTCGCCTTCTCCCCCCTCTTCCAGCTGCTGGTGGAGCGCTACACCTGGAGGGGGGGCCTGCTCATTCTGGGAGGGCTCTGCCTCAACATGGTGGCCTGCGGGGCCCTGATCCGGCCCCTGAGGCTCCGGGAGGAGGGCGGCGAG gGCGGCCCCGAGAGGAGGGCGTCTCTGCCGGGGGGCTGCCTGTCCCAGGCCCGCGCTTACCTGGAGCTCTCCCTGCTCCGCCACCGGCCCTTCCTCTGCTACTCCCTGGCCGTCACACTCTTCAACGCCGGCTACTTCGTGCCCTACGTCCACCTGGTGGCCCACAGCCGGCAGGTGGGCTTCAGCGAGTACCAGGCGGCCTTCGTCGTCTCCGCCACGGGCGTGACCGACCTGGTGGGCAGGGTGGTCTCCGGATGGGTCTCGGACCTGGGGCGCCTGCGGCTGCCGCACATCCTGGCGCTGTGGACGGGGCTGACGGGGCTCTCCATGGCGGCCATCCCCCTGGGCACCACCTACCCGGCCCTGCTGACCATCAGCCTGCTGTACGGCTTCTGCGCTGGCGCCATGACGCCTGTGGTCTTCTCTGTGGTGCCCGAGATTGTGGGCATGGAGCGCCTCTTCGGGGCGCTGGGGCTGCTGCAAATGATCGAGAGTGTCGGGGGTCTCCTGGGGCCCCCACTGTCAG GCTTCCTGAAGGACGTCACCGGCAGCTACGTCATATCTTTCCTGGTGGCCGGGGGGTTCCTCCTGGCGGGGACGCTGATCATGGGCACGCTGCCCCAGTTCTTCTCCTGCGCCAACCCGCCGAGCCAAGGTCCAGAGCCCGGGTCTCAGGCCAACGGGACCGCCCACGGGAAGACGGAACCGGCCGTCACAAAACCCAAGAGCCTCGTGAACGCCTCGGAACCGGAGCGACCTGTGGACTTCCTGAATCACCAGGGCCAGGACGGGCTGGCCGAAGCCCAGGGGACGACCAGGGCCATCCTCGGTGGAGAGGTGAACTGCTGA